A segment of the Phoenix dactylifera cultivar Barhee BC4 chromosome 15, palm_55x_up_171113_PBpolish2nd_filt_p, whole genome shotgun sequence genome:
TTGTCatcattctttttcttcctgCTCTCACCTAAGGTCTTCAAAACCAGATCCTATGACTGCCTAAATTTCGCTTCAGAAATCTGTCTATGCTTTAAGTTAATTCCACGCCTTAATCCTGTATTAGGTATTTAGTTCTATTTCATTCAATCTCTAAACCCAGaaatttcagattaagcttgcaTTTTTTTTCCCCCAAGTTTTCAACTTCCCCAACTATCATAGCCCCATCGATCCAGAAACATCTTATTTCACCCTTTCCTTGCTACTATTCTTTAACTTTCTTCTCAATCTGTCCAAAAGCTTATTTTCTGATAGCAAACATACAACTAACCTTGGGCATATCATACCATTTTTGGGTCAGAGATCTAGATCTTGTCTCATTCCACCAAGCAAAATATAGAGAGAAGAGGAGTTAGAAAACAGATTAAGTGTGGAAGATATGTATGGGTTAACTAAACTAACAATGTCTGTTCGATACAATTTGATTTTCCATAGGGCATGAAGAgttttcattttatttcttcttttgttgATCGATAAGAATATGCTATCTTGGCAGAGCAAAGATGCAGAAGTGATGTTGAAGCTTGGGAGTACACCAGATAAGCGTGAGCAGTACAGACTAATGAGAGATGCCATGGAGAAAAGGTTCATCCGAGTTGCTCGTGGTTCAATAATTGGTGGTGTTCGCCTTGGCATGTTTACTGCTACATTCTATGGCTTGCAGAACCTTCTTGCTGACAAGCGTGGTGTACATGATGTGTTCAATGTTGCTGGAGCTGGTGCTGCCACTGCAGCAACCTTTGGTCTTATATGTGAGAAAACAGTTTCTATCTGAATTCTTTCTGcattttcacttagtttttCTGATACATTAGACCAGTGTTTCGTTGATATTTATCATTTATTTGCATGCGCTTGTCCCCTGTGCCTGCAGTTATAAGGAGCGCTgtgctctttctttctttcttttgtaaagGAACTTTCTAAATGCACACTAGTTTGTTATCTTAAAATGTGGAGTCGTCATGCTACTTATCACATGAATATAAAAAGCAATGTTTGCTTTATTTTTCAGTATATCCAATGCCTTCTACTTTGAACATAAATCTTGTTCAAATTTTTGAGCCCTAATTGAAAAATCACCTCCTTGTTTCTAAGGCCACTGCTGTTCTATGTTGCCCATGGCTAGGCCATCTCGAACAGGTCTCGATGCCTTGTTCTTCATAGATGCAGAATTTAGAatttatttcagaatttaagaTTTTGTCCAACTGGCTTTTGATGCCAAATCCCTTCTATATTGGTGCTAGATCTCTGATAGAGCTAAGTTGCCACAGAGTGACAAAACTATCAGATTATAGAAAGCTCATCCAATTATCCATGTTTTGTCATTGTCAAACAATGATCCATGTTATTTCCTTGTTGTTCATCTATTTGTTAAGTTAAAGTGATTTATTATTCCACAGATTATTCACAACTTGATCATGATTTCATATTGATTATTGGTTAGTTAAAGTTGTTTGTTAGTGTCCTTGCATCTCTTATGCTTGTTGTCTTTTGGATGTACTACTTTTCTTACTTTCCAATTTGAGGTACTTCTCTAATTTCtttaaattcttttttattGCAAAGTTCCACACTTTTTTATGTCATAATTTTTGAGTTCAGTAGTTATCGAGGCCTAAATTCTGCATTATGACTATGATAGTCGGTAGGGATTACCACCCACAAGAAAGTTGTTCCTCAACTGATtccaattttaatttattctgtaATTTCAGTGCCAGGTTCTATGTTGTGGCGTGCCAGGAATGTATTGCTTGGTTCAGTCCTTGGAGCTGGAATTTGTTTTCCTCTAGGTAATATAATCTTTTTTTGCTGGtgtattctctttttttttttgttgttgttgttgttgcatCCAGTGCTAATATGGCCAAATCAATAATTTGAATTTTACTATTAGCAAAATAGCTTGAAATATTTTTGGTTAAAATGCTTCCTCCAAAACTGGAGCTAATACAATGGCATTTGTCTTTGGATTGTATGTTTTACATATTAAATATCTCCATCCCTTCTGACCTTTATTCAGTGGGGTTATTAGAAGGTATGATCTATGGAAACATTGAGAGAGCAGCTTGCGAAAAACCTTAAATGTATAATCTGCATTTGGTAGCACTCTATGAATGATCTCGTGAACTCTGAaaaatgatgatgcaggaattttgAGAAATTCAATCTTCCTTGTTCAGTTTCCTTTGTTTACTGTAGCCGAGCTTGAACTTCACATTTTTACTACTATATAATGAGCGTTGCTCCATGAACATTTGGTACATCATGTTCTCTAATATCTAATGGTGTTCATTGTTCAGGAACTCGTTCTTCAGCTATTTTACTTTTCAAGGATGAAGCATGCTAAACTGTTTTCTGTTGCTTAACTAAATCTGTTCCTGACGTTTTGGAAATTTTTGCATGTATCCTTGGttaatagatgatgatattTACAGGCTGGTTACATCTGAAGCTGGTGGAGAAGGCAAATGAAGATATGCCGAATTGTAAATCGTCATCTGATTTAAGTGAGAGGGGAGAGATGAGTGGTACCCGTGTTGGCGCTGCAATAGAGAGGCTGGAGGGCAGCGTACAAAAATAACTGTTTTCTCCTACCGAGCCTGGTTTCATCTGTTTTGGTACATCAGGAAGGGGATTAGGTGGAAATAAGATGACCGTTCGCCAATAAGAAACTTGACTGGGATGATGTGTGCTGGTGATTGGTGGGGCCGGTGTAAATTGACCCGGAGCTTTTGCAAATCCTTTGAGTGCATCATTACTTTCTTGCTTAGGCAAAGGTCTTTCCTGAGTTAATATGCTATGTTTTTTCATAAACCATCTGAGTTTTGGTGCATACAGCTTATAGTACTGAAGTGGCCAGATGCTGTTCAGCATGGCAGGCATGATTGGCAATGGTATACATGCACCCCTTTACATTATTGTTTGGAACTTGCTGTCGTTTTTTGCGAGAGGAATTCTTGGATAAATTTATGTATTTAGTTTTTCTACTGAGGCAATCAATCATTATCTATTGATGGCAAGCAGCCATCGGAATCTATTACTCAGCATTCCAGAGCGAGATTTGTCACATTGGAAAATCTAGTCACAAGTCAAATTTTAGAAGGTCATAATTTGGTCATACGATATCCGAttaagatcttttttttttttttgaaattcggTATCTTTTCGAGATCTCTACAACTTTGAGCCAACTTTCTAAGAGGTTGAATCGGGGCCCAAAATAGGCCAGTCAAatcgaaagtttttttttcgggTAAGATTTTGACATGGAGTAGCTCTTTATCCAAGAAAAATTAGGCGGAGCGATAGAAGACAGAATTAATATAGAAGTCGAGATCGGCTGCTTTGAGGATTTTAGCTTCTTGTAGAAGATTTCTATTAAATatgtctattttagaaaaaggAGTCCTACTGGGGTTAGGAAGAAGATCTAATCCAATTTGTGTTAGGGCGGATCTCACACTATAAATAGACCCAATTTGATTATaatatctattttatatttagtTAAACATGTCAGACATGTTAATGTTATGATAGAGAATATTTTCAAAGTATATTATGtgatatattatgaaaaatagaaaatatgactGGGCAAATTATGAAAAATCTGTTTTGTATGTATACATTCTCAGTATGACTATGATCTAGCCCCGCTAATGGGGATTATTTGTTGGCCCTATAGACTTGTAATCTATAAGAAACTGGTTTCGACACcgcaccaccggtgattagaataatgAAATTTGGACATCATACCACCCATGGTTAATAATACTGGTGTTTGACACTTTATTCATTCTAACTCATACCACTAGGTTACGTGGTCATAGCCTATTGATGTTGGGTTTCTAATATCAGTTTATAAAAAtgataatatatttcaaatatatatatatatatatatatatatatattattggtGATTTATTTTACGGTCAAAATTTTatgctttaattaaatatttgacatgctttgaccccactttggggtattatATTACTTACTAGGCTAGTATAGCTCACTATtatatttctctatttttcaaatCCAAATGCATAGACGCAGATTGCTCAAGACTTGGGGAGTGCATTAGATTTTCTGAAGAtatcttcagttattggcattttagtcagactagttagaatatttgatttatgttattAGTTAGCACATGCTAACTTATGTCACATTGGAACTATTATCAAAttgatttgaataaattattaataaaataaatttttagaatTTATTATTGCTTTAATATGATCTCTAGTCTTGCATATTTTAATGGTCCGCCCTACATGTGTGCAGTGTCTGTTACGCTCTAGGTTTGGGACAAGACAACATCATTATTATTATGCATGTTAATTATCTTCCCTCCATAAATACTATATTCTAAGTAGTTGTACCACTCCTTCCATATTCTGGAAAGTGGTAAGATATATGCAACTATTTCActtctcttatatgatgaatagTTGTAAGATAGGTACGACTATCATCTTGAGACTCCGCTCCACTAAGATCTCATCCTAAGTCGATAGTTCCTGCTCTCTTAGATCAATATCATATTCATTTGGCTTGCATCTTTGATGATTCGATCTACAGCTCCCTTCATATAGCGGCTTTTATATCACAATCGTTGGTCCGAATGTGGTGTAAATAACTAGATTGGCTTCAATATTGATCGGTTCGCTTCCAAAAATTACCTATACAAGATTGTGTGATTTTAGAGTTGCACCACTTCATTATATCTCCATTGGAGATTCCTCCACAACTAATAGATAAATTTAACaaattccaaaaatataaatacaatcaTTAGAAGGAACCAATATTATTTTGAAGCAATGGAGACCATAACTCATCCTTGACACAATGATGGTCACCAGTATAGCCAAAAAATCACGAGCCATCGTTTCAAGCATATATATTTTGCACAGTTGATCTGTCATCCATTCGAGATGCCAAAGTTATCCCTGTAAGAAGAGCTCTTTTCCTGAGTCCTGATGATAATACGATCGCAAACGGGCGAATCCGGGATTTGGAGGAGGTGATACGCCCCCGCCACGCAAATAAAGAACCATCACTGGGTGACCTCGCAACACCCCACACACACAGCCAGCCGAATCCAATTATAAGCTCCCTGCATCGTCTCTTGAGTTCTGTTTTAGAGTGCGATCAACGATCGTTGGCCTATGTAAATTTAAAACAGGTGCACGAGAGCGCGTTACACGAGGCATGGCGTGGCGCGAACTCCGGGTGGGTTtcacattttttattttatgtttttttttctcctttggaTACCAAACGCACACCGATGAGGGCAGTAGTCATGACGTTTGTCCATTTACTCCATCTTCCCACCAACCCCCGAACCCCACCCTCCTCTCAAATCTCTCGCCGTGCCCTCCTCTTCCAAGTAACTCACTCGCCCACCGCATCGCATTGCCTCCAACCGATCGAGGAGGATAGGATACGGGTGCGTTCTTCTGCTCTGGTCTTCCACTAATTTCATTTGttactgcaaaaaaaaaaaaaaaaaaaaaacaatgaagaagaagaagaagaagaaatctccGCTCTCTGCGTCCTTCTGATCATCTCTAGgcaatagcatgatttttttcGTGTCATCACAATGCAATCATATCTTGTCCTAGCAACaagatttctctctttttcttaaaaatagggAGAtaagattttgaaaaaaaaatgcaggtcTGCAACGATGGCGCGGAAGAAGATCCGGGAGTACGACTCGAAGCGGCTGCTGAAAGAGCATCTCAGGAGGATCTCCGGCATCCATCTCGACATCAAATCTGCCCAGGTTGGCACTGGAACCCCCCACCCCGcgtttgttctttcttttttatttccgGCATGGAATGAGATGTCGTCGAGATTGTACCTTTTCTCCCTGAATCGGCTCGCGATGAAAGTCTCTACTTTAGGGCTCGTAGTTCTGATCTCCTTTTGTTCGAATTCTTTcttgatatttttgttttttttaaaaaaaaagaaaaagaaaggaaaaaaaaaactttaagatttGATGGTTTTGCTTCTGTTTACCTATTTTGTGCATATCTTGCGCTCGATTCGTGTCGTCAGGTGACGGAAGCCACTGACTTCAACGCATTGGCGGAAACAGAGGCGTGGCTCTCCTCGGAGAAGCTGGTCGTGAAGCCTGACATGCTCTTCGGCAAGCGTGGAAAGAGCGGGCTGGTGGCGCTCAATCTTGATCTTTCCCAGGTCGCTGCCTTTGCTAAAGACAATCTCGGGAAGGAGGTATCTCGATCCACCACCATGTGGCATGGCATCAACACCTTCTTTCTCGCATGCATTATGAAACAAACTTTTgggtttctgtttttttttttttttttggacattTGATAGGTCGAGATCGGCGGCTGCAAGGGACCGATCACCACATTCATCGTCGAACCTTTCATACCACACACGCAAGAGTATTACCTTTCCATCGTTTCGGAGCGACTGGGGTGCAGCATTAGCTTCTCTGAGTGTGGAGGGATCGAAATCGAAGACAACTGGGACAAGGTAAACATGCATATACTAGtccgggaagaagaaagaaaagaaaagaaagagagagagagagagagagagagagagagagagagagagagagagagataatatCATGCCACAAAAAGCACATCAGATATCGTATCCATCTTTGATAGCCCTGCTGACATTCAGTTGCAATCAGGTGAAGACTGTGTTCATCCCAACCGAGGCATCTCTCACAACAGAAACCTGCGCTCCTCTGCTTGCTACCCTGCCGCTGGAGGTAACTTCTATTTACACAATTAATCTACAGGTTATTTGTCACCTAGGCTTAATCCTTCTACTATCAACCCTGCTTGCTTGGGGCATGAACATGTCTGAAGTAGTTTCTCTGTTTTTTGTTAGCATCAACGAACACGAGATTGAAATGGCTGATGTTTTTTACTCCTACAGGTTAAGGGAAAAATCGAGGAGTTTACTAAAGCAGTCTTTGCTGTATTTTTAGGTAAGCGAGATTACCTGTGCTGTtgaatgtatatatatacatatattgctTTAGAGCTGCTTCTTCCCTTGAATTATGTGTCCAACCCCTAAATTCTAACCATTTACAATCAAAATTCGCTCACAGACCTCGACTTCACATTCCTTGAGATGAATCCTTTTACATTGGTTAATGGAAAGCCTTATCCTCTGGAtttgagaggggagctggatGACACTGctgcttttaaaaacttcaagAAGTATGATTTCTTCACCTCATTATTGACTGCATAATTTTATTTGTAGTCCCATAATAAGCCAAATGATGATAGCTGGTCTACTTGAATACAGATGCCATCTTTTTATGTCCCTTGTAAACACTTTTTATGTGCAGGTGGGGTAATCTTGAGCTCCCACTGCCATTTGGTAGAGTTATGAGTGCTACAGAAAGTTTCATCCATGGGCTGGATGAAAAGGTACATATTATTTCGCTCCACTTGTTGAGAGAACATTTATGTGTCATCTCATGCATTGCTCCATCTCTTGTCCATGACAATGGATGTGGTTTCTGTTATAAACACAAGAACAAGGTAGTAGATGGTGGGTACTTTTTCCTCCAAGAGGGAAGgccataaaaaaaagagaaagaaaacaagaaaaaattcCCCATCGAAGTCCTAGAATTTCCAAAGCAGTGCAAAAGACTCCTCACTCCtcatcctttttctttaaaaggaagcaagaaaaaaaatgattatcTGACAACATATTAGATCAACTAGGCTTTATTAAATTGAACAACCTATATAAATCCcgtcttttattctttttccttttctttgaggtgGTAATAATTTCTTGGATCAGTAAAGCTTTTGAAATAGCCATTGGGAACATTCTCCAGCCATGACCTCATTATATTTCAAGAAGTTGCTTACCTGCATAATTACATCTGATTGCATATGTGATCCTTAAGGTTCCATCTTATACATAAAATGGAGAAGTCTCCTTGAGAAGAACACCTTGCAAAAGATGCCTGTTTGAACTGAGTGCAgttcattaaatagacatagtCATCGTCTTCCCTTCATGACTATGTTTGCCTTATAAAATTTTTTGTTAGGTTACGTTACTCTAG
Coding sequences within it:
- the LOC103723126 gene encoding uncharacterized protein LOC103723126, coding for MACAQHPEEEEEAIPTGSPRIPGTVNWGTATVVAVFAGLLYGGSREAAASISKDAEVMLKLGSTPDKREQYRLMRDAMEKRFIRVARGSIIGGVRLGMFTATFYGLQNLLADKRGVHDVFNVAGAGAATAATFGLILPGSMLWRARNVLLGSVLGAGICFPLGWLHLKLVEKANEDMPNCKSSSDLSERGEMSGTRVGAAIERLEGSVQK
- the LOC103723127 gene encoding ATP-citrate synthase alpha chain protein 2 encodes the protein MARKKIREYDSKRLLKEHLRRISGIHLDIKSAQVTEATDFNALAETEAWLSSEKLVVKPDMLFGKRGKSGLVALNLDLSQVAAFAKDNLGKEVEIGGCKGPITTFIVEPFIPHTQEYYLSIVSERLGCSISFSECGGIEIEDNWDKVKTVFIPTEASLTTETCAPLLATLPLEVKGKIEEFTKAVFAVFLDLDFTFLEMNPFTLVNGKPYPLDLRGELDDTAAFKNFKKWGNLELPLPFGRVMSATESFIHGLDEKTSASLKFTVLNPRGRIWTMVAGGGASVIYADTVGDLGYASELGNYAEYSGAPNEDEVLQYARVVIDCATANPDGRKRALVIGGGIANFTDVAATFSGIIRALREKESKLKAARMHVYVRRGGPNYQTGLAKMRCLGKEIGIPIEVYGPEATMTGICKQAIDCITAAA